The following coding sequences are from one Candidatus Nitronereus thalassa window:
- a CDS encoding sigma-70 family RNA polymerase sigma factor, whose translation MKKSFDILSQGVEARTDLSISPAAMGNHSMSSTFLKKGETLSAQESAAESKGPAHLFLKEMGQVPLLKQEGEVRLAQQIEQGQKDLHAILFTLPMVWEHLWNVHESLRRGEMVLRDVVKLEGPGEGEEAKDPLDSQAEEELLALTLQRLAIVRRYARSFHGLLERRNGNRSTKQQMANSQKRQEDLYQKILEVVKELNLSSSFQAHCLERVKAESGNVRSYLYALHEGAKQFGLSEEEFQKYRAKAHSNWVTLLSKKYKSKLPKAQAESLLAGMVDAQSKLTHLEANVISMPASQFLITIEKLEQAENQIDRGKSDLISANLRLVVSIAKRYLGRGLQFLDLVQEGNLGLMKAVDKFEYQRGYKFSTYATWWIRQRITRALADQANTIRVPVHMHEAMQKVKRVKGHLVQQLGREPRLEELAHALDLPNEKVREITDCIKEPMSLDMPMGDSEDMRLGDFIEDVNIYPPYAAAERYDVQQKVSTALGVLTDREAYIIKKRFGIGFEKDHTLEEISEDFGVTRERIRQIEAVALRKLRQPGCVELLQGLSEN comes from the coding sequence ATGAAAAAATCATTTGACATACTATCTCAAGGTGTTGAGGCGAGAACTGATCTGAGTATATCGCCAGCGGCGATGGGCAACCATTCGATGTCCTCAACCTTTTTGAAAAAGGGTGAAACTCTTTCCGCGCAGGAGAGTGCGGCAGAGTCCAAAGGCCCAGCCCATCTGTTCCTTAAAGAGATGGGGCAAGTTCCCTTGCTGAAGCAGGAGGGGGAAGTCCGATTAGCTCAACAAATTGAGCAAGGGCAGAAGGATTTGCATGCTATCTTATTCACGCTTCCGATGGTGTGGGAACATCTATGGAACGTGCATGAGTCGCTTCGTCGTGGTGAGATGGTTCTTCGAGATGTGGTTAAGCTGGAAGGGCCGGGAGAGGGTGAGGAAGCTAAAGATCCGTTAGATTCTCAAGCCGAAGAGGAGTTGTTAGCACTGACGTTACAGAGGCTTGCGATCGTGCGCCGGTATGCCAGATCCTTCCATGGGTTGTTGGAAAGACGGAATGGAAATCGATCTACCAAGCAACAGATGGCCAATTCCCAAAAAAGGCAAGAAGATCTATATCAAAAAATATTGGAAGTGGTGAAGGAGTTAAACCTTTCATCCAGTTTTCAGGCGCATTGCCTTGAGCGAGTGAAGGCCGAGAGTGGAAATGTCCGTTCATATCTCTATGCACTTCATGAGGGGGCAAAACAATTTGGGTTGTCAGAGGAAGAATTTCAGAAGTATCGGGCAAAGGCCCATTCAAATTGGGTCACACTCCTGTCCAAAAAATACAAATCGAAATTGCCCAAAGCACAGGCGGAATCCCTGTTGGCCGGTATGGTTGATGCGCAATCGAAGCTTACCCATCTCGAAGCTAATGTCATATCTATGCCTGCGTCACAGTTTTTGATCACGATAGAGAAACTAGAACAGGCGGAAAACCAAATTGATCGTGGAAAGTCCGATCTGATTAGTGCCAACCTGCGGCTCGTGGTGAGCATTGCCAAACGGTATCTTGGGCGCGGGTTGCAGTTTTTGGATTTAGTCCAAGAAGGCAACTTAGGCCTCATGAAAGCGGTCGATAAATTTGAATACCAACGGGGGTATAAATTTAGCACCTATGCCACCTGGTGGATTCGACAACGGATTACCCGGGCCCTTGCGGATCAAGCCAACACCATTCGTGTGCCAGTCCACATGCATGAGGCCATGCAAAAGGTGAAGCGGGTCAAGGGGCATTTAGTCCAACAGTTGGGTCGGGAGCCAAGATTGGAAGAGCTGGCTCATGCTTTGGACCTGCCCAACGAGAAAGTTAGAGAAATTACGGACTGCATTAAGGAGCCCATGTCGCTGGACATGCCGATGGGCGATAGCGAAGATATGCGGTTAGGCGATTTCATTGAGGATGTGAATATTTATCCACCCTATGCTGCAGCGGAGCGGTATGATGTGCAGCAAAAAGTTTCTACGGCACTTGGGGTGTTGACCGACCGTGAAGCCTATATTATCAAAAAACGTTTTGGAATTGGGTTTGAAAAAGACCACACGCTCGAAGAAATCAGTGAAGATTTTGGGGTAACTCGAGAACGCATTCGCCAAATCGAGGCTGT
- a CDS encoding class I SAM-dependent methyltransferase, protein MKYRLQQHHDHWQLVDQDAPNIAPVFIDFLSGKTAYRRKYGHAGGEAISRAVGIKKGHRPNVIDATAGWGRDAFVLATLGCRVHMIERSEIIATLLEDGLRRAEQDEKIGALIKEKLSLSCGESRQELRKMPFEPEVIYLDPMFPHKEKSALVKKENRILQEIVGQDDDAKELLKLSLTIAANRVVVKRPSYADFLADLKPHTSIKTKNHRFDIYLSNT, encoded by the coding sequence ATGAAGTATCGACTTCAACAACATCACGACCACTGGCAATTGGTGGATCAGGACGCGCCGAACATCGCTCCGGTGTTCATTGATTTCCTGTCAGGCAAAACCGCCTACCGCAGAAAATATGGCCATGCCGGTGGCGAAGCCATCAGCAGAGCCGTGGGGATCAAAAAAGGCCATCGCCCCAACGTCATCGATGCCACCGCAGGTTGGGGACGAGATGCCTTTGTGCTTGCAACCCTGGGCTGTCGCGTCCACATGATCGAACGATCGGAAATCATCGCCACGCTTCTTGAAGATGGATTACGTCGAGCTGAACAAGATGAAAAAATCGGCGCCTTGATCAAAGAGAAACTCTCGCTGTCCTGTGGCGAAAGCCGCCAAGAACTCCGCAAAATGCCATTCGAACCCGAGGTGATTTATCTTGATCCGATGTTTCCCCACAAAGAAAAATCAGCCCTAGTCAAAAAAGAAAACCGGATACTGCAAGAAATCGTAGGGCAAGACGATGACGCCAAAGAACTCTTGAAACTCTCACTTACCATTGCCGCGAACCGTGTGGTGGTCAAACGTCCGAGCTATGCGGACTTTCTTGCCGACCTCAAGCCGCACACCTCGATCAAAACCAAAAACCACCGCTTTGATATTTATCTCAGCAATACATAG
- a CDS encoding GlsB/YeaQ/YmgE family stress response membrane protein yields the protein MGIIAWIVFGLIAGIVAKFIMPGKDPGGMIVTSLIGIAGALVGGTISSMLGFGDVTGFDMRSMMVAVGGALLLLIAYRKLKG from the coding sequence ATGGGAATAATCGCTTGGATTGTGTTTGGGTTAATCGCCGGAATTGTGGCCAAATTCATTATGCCTGGGAAAGATCCAGGAGGCATGATCGTGACCAGCTTGATTGGTATTGCTGGAGCGTTGGTGGGCGGCACGATCAGTTCGATGCTGGGCTTTGGCGATGTCACAGGATTTGATATGCGCAGTATGATGGTGGCGGTTGGAGGGGCGTTATTGCTTCTCATCGCCTATCGTAAGTTGAAAGGGTAG
- a CDS encoding aldo/keto reductase, translating to MKHRQLGTSGLTVSALGLGCMSMSEFYGQTDQKEALATLHLAIEQGITFFDTADIYGQGRNEGFVGAALKEHRSKIILATKFGIVRNDEGEFVGVNGRPDYVRSACEASLKRLGVKVIDLYYQHRVDPNTPIDETVGAMADLVQAGKVRHLGLSEASVHTLRKAHAVHPITALQSEYSLWTRDPEEEILPTCRELGIGFVPYSPLGRGFLAHNFAQPEDLDDDDARRKHPRFRPENFQKNLALVEAIEALAEKKGCSLAQLALAWVLSQGKNIIPIPGTTKRTHLESNIKAIEICLSPEELSHLDKIAPFGIAAGKRYHESGMAWVNL from the coding sequence ATGAAGCATCGACAACTCGGAACCAGCGGCTTGACCGTTTCTGCCTTAGGACTCGGGTGCATGAGCATGTCCGAGTTTTATGGCCAAACCGATCAAAAGGAAGCCTTGGCTACACTACACCTGGCCATTGAACAAGGAATCACTTTTTTTGACACCGCAGACATTTACGGGCAAGGACGCAACGAAGGATTTGTTGGAGCGGCGCTTAAGGAACATCGCTCAAAAATTATTCTTGCGACAAAATTTGGAATTGTTCGAAATGATGAAGGGGAATTTGTTGGGGTAAATGGCAGACCAGATTATGTCCGCTCTGCCTGCGAGGCAAGTCTTAAGCGGCTGGGAGTGAAAGTGATCGACCTCTACTACCAACACCGTGTCGATCCCAACACTCCTATTGATGAAACGGTTGGCGCCATGGCTGACCTCGTGCAGGCTGGAAAGGTGCGGCACTTAGGCCTGTCTGAGGCCAGTGTTCACACGCTAAGAAAAGCGCATGCTGTGCATCCCATCACAGCCCTACAATCAGAATATTCATTGTGGACCCGCGACCCTGAAGAAGAAATCCTTCCAACCTGCCGTGAACTAGGTATTGGGTTTGTCCCCTATAGCCCCTTGGGACGTGGGTTTCTTGCGCACAATTTTGCTCAACCTGAAGACTTGGATGACGATGATGCGCGTCGCAAGCATCCACGATTCCGCCCCGAAAACTTTCAGAAGAACTTGGCCCTTGTCGAAGCAATTGAAGCCTTGGCAGAAAAAAAAGGCTGTAGCCTAGCCCAACTCGCCCTAGCCTGGGTCCTCTCTCAAGGAAAGAATATCATTCCTATTCCCGGCACGACGAAACGAACACATCTTGAAAGTAATATCAAAGCGATCGAAATTTGCCTTTCTCCCGAGGAACTATCACATCTCGATAAAATCGCGCCTTTTGGTATCGCCGCTGGCAAACGTTATCATGAATCAGGGATGGCGTGGGTAAACCTGTAG
- a CDS encoding YnfA family protein, which translates to MTISISLGLYVLAGLCEIGGGYLIWQWLREGRPGGFGLLGGILLMTYGIIPTFQHAHFGRVYAAYGGMFIILSLLWGWALDGTQPDRFDILGGFLCLSGVIMIMYMPRT; encoded by the coding sequence ATGACGATATCCATTTCACTTGGACTGTATGTGCTCGCTGGACTGTGCGAGATTGGTGGCGGCTATTTGATATGGCAATGGCTTCGCGAGGGAAGACCCGGAGGCTTTGGTCTACTCGGTGGCATCCTTCTGATGACCTACGGTATCATTCCCACCTTTCAACATGCACATTTTGGTCGAGTGTATGCCGCCTATGGTGGCATGTTTATCATCCTGTCCTTACTCTGGGGATGGGCACTCGATGGAACTCAGCCCGACCGATTCGATATCCTCGGCGGGTTCCTCTGCCTCAGCGGAGTCATCATGATTATGTACATGCCTCGAACCTAA
- a CDS encoding helix-turn-helix domain-containing protein, protein MKLPSSPAGCPLDALLRVLSGPWTIYILCRLHRNGPTRFGQLKRQLVGISSKMLTERLRSLEKAEILYRVHKPTVPPQVTYGLTAEGKELTTVLDQLNTLAQQWDGRVQNDSNQKMAS, encoded by the coding sequence ATGAAATTACCAAGTAGCCCAGCCGGATGCCCTCTTGACGCCCTCCTTAGAGTACTTTCCGGCCCATGGACCATCTATATCCTCTGCCGGCTCCATAGAAATGGTCCTACTCGATTTGGCCAACTTAAGCGCCAACTTGTTGGAATTTCATCGAAAATGTTGACGGAACGGTTACGAAGCCTTGAAAAAGCCGAGATTCTTTACCGGGTGCACAAACCTACCGTACCTCCGCAAGTGACCTATGGCTTAACGGCAGAAGGGAAGGAACTCACCACGGTTTTGGACCAGCTCAACACTCTGGCCCAACAATGGGATGGCAGGGTACAAAACGACTCCAACCAGAAAATGGCTAGTTAG
- a CDS encoding class I SAM-dependent methyltransferase — MRRNQTISPKTAPTFRPLPISLTKSSTLLCLAFTLLLGTSGCTDLKRLAYEGFDRDEWQQPEQVIKALKIEPGDQVADLGSGSGYFTFRLADAVGPNGKVYAVDIDAEMNAALAEQVQEKGYQNIEVVLAQPHDPGLPDNSIDLIFSTNTYHHLEQRVAYLANLKQDLQPNGRIAIIDFNGEGWFQHLFGHYTSSESIQRELQETGYTLETKLDFLPKQVFLIFVRN, encoded by the coding sequence ATGAGAAGAAACCAGACTATTTCCCCAAAAACAGCGCCGACATTCAGACCGCTTCCAATTAGTCTCACCAAGTCCTCAACCCTTCTGTGTCTCGCCTTTACTCTCCTTCTAGGAACCTCAGGCTGTACAGACCTTAAACGTCTGGCCTATGAAGGGTTTGACCGTGATGAGTGGCAACAACCAGAGCAAGTCATAAAAGCCCTGAAAATCGAGCCAGGAGACCAAGTCGCAGACCTTGGGTCGGGAAGCGGGTATTTCACCTTTCGATTGGCGGATGCGGTAGGACCCAACGGAAAAGTCTACGCCGTAGATATCGATGCGGAGATGAACGCCGCCCTCGCCGAACAGGTACAGGAAAAAGGATACCAGAATATCGAAGTCGTGCTCGCGCAACCGCACGACCCTGGATTGCCCGACAACAGCATCGACCTCATCTTTTCAACCAACACCTATCATCATCTCGAACAACGAGTGGCGTACCTGGCCAACCTCAAACAAGACCTTCAACCCAATGGACGAATCGCCATCATCGACTTCAATGGCGAGGGATGGTTCCAACACTTGTTCGGCCACTACACCTCCAGCGAAAGTATCCAGCGCGAATTACAAGAAACAGGCTACACCCTCGAAACAAAACTAGACTTTCTCCCCAAACAGGTCTTCCTCATCTTTGTAAGAAACTAG
- a CDS encoding DUF2959 domain-containing protein produces the protein MYQSLLSKMGIIITGMVLVMICGGCQTAYYGAMEKLGYHKRDLLVSDVQKARDSQEEAKDQFKTAFEQFSTVLNFEGGELQDKYEKLNAEYERSESKAQAVHDRIASVENVSEALFDEWELELHQYSNASLRRASQQKLEQTRKQYGQLIKAMKRAETKMEPVIAAFKDQVLFLKHNLNAQAIASLKQELVSVEGNISSLIKDMEKSIKEADSFIAAMQE, from the coding sequence ATGTATCAGTCTTTATTATCTAAGATGGGAATAATCATTACTGGGATGGTGCTGGTGATGATTTGTGGTGGTTGTCAGACCGCCTATTACGGGGCTATGGAAAAGTTAGGGTATCATAAGCGAGACCTCCTTGTGTCGGATGTTCAAAAAGCCCGTGATTCTCAAGAAGAGGCCAAGGACCAGTTTAAAACCGCGTTTGAGCAATTCTCCACCGTGTTGAATTTCGAAGGGGGAGAGTTGCAGGACAAATACGAAAAACTGAATGCCGAGTATGAACGTAGCGAGAGCAAGGCCCAGGCGGTTCATGATCGTATCGCCTCCGTGGAAAATGTGTCAGAGGCGTTGTTTGATGAATGGGAACTCGAATTACATCAATACTCAAATGCCAGTCTTCGCCGGGCGAGTCAGCAAAAGTTGGAGCAGACTCGGAAGCAATATGGGCAGTTGATCAAGGCCATGAAACGGGCCGAGACAAAGATGGAACCTGTCATCGCCGCGTTCAAAGACCAAGTGCTATTCTTGAAACATAATTTAAACGCACAAGCCATCGCCTCTCTCAAACAAGAACTGGTGTCGGTGGAGGGCAACATATCTTCTCTGATTAAAGATATGGAAAAGTCCATCAAGGAGGCGGATTCGTTTATTGCAGCCATGCAGGAATGA
- a CDS encoding DEAD/DEAH box helicase, which translates to MTESVTLTFESLGVSAPLLQALSKAGLVEPTPIQAQAIPPAMEGRDVLGCAQTGTGKTAAFVIPMIERLMAGPKGHPRALILAPTRELAFQIQETIEKLGRSRRIFATTIVGGSDMNAQIRGLRQRPDILVATPGRLLDHMWQGTILLNHLQIVVLDEADRMLDMGFAPQLNQILDAIPENRQTLLFSATMPSDLGDLARMSLKDPVRAMVAKSATPADGVNHVLHHTTSSDKTQLLLTLLKEKRESVLVFTRTKHRADRLGETLDRGGHRVAVLHGGRRLTQRRAALEGFRGGRFQILVATDIAARGLDVANIGHVVNYDLPNVPEDYVHRIGRTARMKTIGSATSFVTVEDYRSLQAIERLLGHAVPCAPGSRPAARPQPNGGAPRSSFSRPRYGQMSEGTSAKPRSSNGMSRPRSAEGLHRDRSERPRNFPPNRPRRSSRPASSSR; encoded by the coding sequence ATGACTGAATCCGTAACGTTAACGTTCGAATCACTCGGAGTGTCGGCTCCCTTGTTACAAGCTTTGTCCAAGGCTGGATTGGTAGAACCGACCCCTATTCAAGCTCAAGCCATCCCACCTGCAATGGAAGGTCGTGATGTACTGGGTTGCGCCCAAACAGGAACCGGGAAAACCGCCGCGTTTGTGATCCCCATGATTGAACGCCTGATGGCTGGCCCCAAAGGTCATCCACGCGCGCTCATCTTGGCCCCCACACGCGAGTTGGCGTTTCAAATTCAAGAGACCATCGAAAAACTTGGACGCTCGCGTCGAATATTTGCTACCACGATTGTGGGAGGCAGTGATATGAATGCGCAGATTCGCGGTCTGCGGCAGCGGCCAGATATTTTGGTCGCGACTCCAGGGCGCTTGTTGGACCATATGTGGCAAGGCACAATTTTATTAAACCATTTACAGATTGTGGTATTGGACGAAGCCGATCGAATGCTCGATATGGGCTTTGCTCCGCAACTCAACCAAATTCTGGATGCCATTCCAGAAAATCGACAGACGTTGCTCTTTTCCGCGACCATGCCTAGTGATCTTGGTGATTTAGCTCGGATGTCATTGAAGGATCCCGTACGTGCCATGGTGGCTAAATCTGCCACGCCTGCGGATGGGGTTAATCACGTTTTGCATCATACCACGTCATCAGATAAGACTCAGTTATTGCTGACTCTTCTTAAAGAAAAGCGAGAGTCCGTATTGGTGTTCACCAGAACTAAACATCGGGCTGATCGGTTGGGAGAAACCTTGGATCGGGGAGGCCATCGTGTGGCCGTGTTGCATGGCGGACGACGACTGACGCAACGCCGAGCCGCGTTGGAAGGATTTCGTGGAGGCCGGTTTCAGATTCTCGTGGCGACGGATATTGCCGCTCGTGGACTGGATGTGGCCAATATCGGGCATGTTGTCAATTATGATTTACCCAATGTTCCTGAGGACTACGTGCATCGGATTGGGCGAACGGCTCGCATGAAAACCATTGGGTCCGCCACCAGTTTTGTGACGGTGGAAGATTATCGATCCTTGCAGGCTATTGAGCGATTGCTGGGGCATGCCGTGCCTTGCGCACCCGGGAGTCGTCCTGCTGCTCGACCACAGCCAAACGGAGGCGCTCCGCGCTCTTCATTTTCAAGACCCAGATATGGACAAATGTCTGAGGGAACATCGGCCAAGCCTCGTTCCTCTAACGGAATGTCACGGCCTCGATCTGCAGAGGGCCTACATCGGGATCGTTCTGAAAGGCCAAGAAATTTTCCGCCGAACCGACCGCGTCGATCTTCGCGTCCAGCTTCATCTAGCCGATAG
- a CDS encoding CBS domain-containing protein, whose product MSSGPLGWRAREVMNPRVMVTTRHARGRDLAVQLLSGASTGIPVVELNGSVVGMVTEFDLLKAVQEGINLEDIEAGQIMTECPVCVEEDASAEEVIGKMIEYRIIRIPVVRENKLVGMIARTDILSHVLEPELIGFVN is encoded by the coding sequence ATGTCAAGTGGTCCATTAGGATGGAGAGCACGGGAAGTAATGAATCCCAGGGTCATGGTGACGACTCGACATGCGCGAGGTCGAGATCTTGCTGTTCAACTTTTGTCTGGAGCTTCCACAGGTATACCCGTGGTTGAACTAAATGGGTCGGTAGTTGGAATGGTGACTGAATTCGACTTGTTGAAGGCTGTTCAAGAGGGAATAAATCTTGAAGATATTGAAGCCGGCCAGATTATGACGGAATGTCCAGTGTGTGTCGAAGAAGATGCTTCTGCTGAAGAAGTGATCGGGAAGATGATTGAATATCGTATCATTCGAATACCTGTCGTTCGAGAGAACAAGCTTGTTGGCATGATTGCCCGAACAGACATCCTCAGTCATGTCCTGGAACCTGAGCTCATTGGTTTTGTGAATTGA
- a CDS encoding DUF1326 domain-containing protein, with the protein MTDQWMIRGVEYSNCNCAYGWGSQFNAPLTQGLCAALDSGYIAEGYFNETQLDGLSYVLLLQWPHEMVAGNGKQQIFIDQRANSAQREALRKILHGESTRPGATHFFSFNRRISTVLAPQFVPIDIAINVPARKAMVYVPGILESFGQPLRDPVTGTAVRACINLPDGSETTRAEVGNGSTWAQAGITLNLSESYGQFNLLHVNQDGWVRT; encoded by the coding sequence ATGACAGATCAATGGATGATTCGCGGGGTGGAGTATTCAAACTGCAATTGCGCCTATGGCTGGGGGAGTCAATTCAATGCGCCATTGACTCAAGGACTTTGCGCGGCATTGGATTCTGGATATATTGCGGAAGGATATTTTAATGAGACGCAACTCGACGGATTGAGTTACGTGTTGCTGCTTCAATGGCCCCATGAAATGGTTGCCGGGAATGGGAAACAGCAGATCTTCATCGATCAGCGGGCGAATTCCGCGCAACGCGAAGCCTTAAGAAAAATTTTGCACGGAGAGTCCACTAGGCCCGGTGCGACTCATTTTTTTTCTTTCAATCGACGCATATCCACAGTGTTGGCTCCTCAATTCGTACCGATTGACATCGCGATCAATGTGCCTGCCCGAAAGGCGATGGTTTACGTCCCAGGGATTCTTGAGTCTTTTGGGCAACCCCTTCGAGACCCGGTGACGGGGACCGCAGTTCGGGCTTGTATTAATTTGCCGGATGGATCGGAAACTACGAGGGCCGAGGTGGGCAATGGATCAACTTGGGCTCAAGCGGGAATTACCTTAAACCTCTCGGAAAGCTATGGGCAATTCAATTTATTGCATGTCAATCAGGATGGATGGGTTCGGACCTGA
- a CDS encoding TerC family protein → MSWLADPETWLALGTLTALEIVLGIDNIIFISILASKLPKAEQPRARFWGLAVALGTRLLLLFSLAWLMGLTTPLITILAHEISGRDIILLLGGLFLLGKSTLEIHEKLEGEEEHGTTRGAATFGAIIVQIALLDIVFSLDSVITAVGMANQVSVMATAIVIAVLVMMAASGAINEFIDQHPTIKMLALSFLLLVGVMLIGEGLHFHIPKGYIYFAMAFSVFVEMLNTKIRRRRPPPVKLRQRYAE, encoded by the coding sequence ATGAGTTGGTTGGCCGACCCAGAAACCTGGCTTGCCTTGGGCACCTTGACGGCCCTCGAAATTGTGCTGGGCATCGACAACATTATTTTTATTTCTATCCTCGCCTCGAAATTACCCAAGGCTGAACAACCTCGTGCGCGGTTCTGGGGATTGGCCGTCGCGTTGGGCACACGTTTATTGCTCCTCTTTTCCTTGGCATGGTTAATGGGCCTCACGACTCCGCTCATTACAATCCTGGCCCATGAAATTTCTGGACGCGATATCATTTTGCTGCTTGGCGGGCTCTTCCTGCTCGGGAAAAGCACGTTAGAAATCCACGAAAAACTGGAAGGCGAAGAAGAGCATGGGACTACGAGAGGCGCTGCCACTTTTGGAGCCATCATCGTACAAATCGCCTTGCTCGATATCGTGTTCTCTCTGGATTCCGTGATTACCGCCGTTGGAATGGCAAACCAGGTGAGCGTGATGGCCACGGCTATCGTCATTGCCGTCCTCGTCATGATGGCAGCCTCCGGCGCGATTAATGAATTCATCGATCAACATCCCACCATAAAAATGCTGGCCTTGAGCTTTCTCTTACTGGTCGGGGTCATGCTCATAGGCGAAGGGCTGCACTTCCATATTCCAAAAGGGTATATTTATTTCGCGATGGCATTTTCAGTCTTTGTCGAAATGCTTAATACAAAAATTCGCCGTCGTCGTCCACCACCGGTCAAACTTCGGCAACGCTATGCGGAATAA